In the Quercus lobata isolate SW786 chromosome 5, ValleyOak3.0 Primary Assembly, whole genome shotgun sequence genome, one interval contains:
- the LOC115992192 gene encoding uncharacterized protein At1g51745-like isoform X2 → MGSTSGEAKSNGIDASVGGLVWVRRRNGSWWPGRIMGIDELSEGSLVSPRSGTPVKLLGREDASVDWYNLEKSKRVKAFRCGEYEECIEKAKASAANSNKKAVKYARREDAILHALEIESARLGKDRLDFFRRENSGGDHGSSAKESPNMSHSVEENGDVGDNVSGSEDNSNSAPELSQSGISFEEPNHNSSAKVQSVQGRRRKTPNDSEDDGTEGVKRMRGLEDLGMGVVSKRKAGGVLDTVQQDNAPLCDSSTGNCISNGSPVNGSKGYSSSLKRKRSQVANVHEFLKKKNRRRPLTKVLESTAMVSVPVICDQLPSSSGSPRQGISDGRVSGLESNESKKSMIINNNSDSTVVSCENGAPLKASEQACDPSHINYKIKENEISSINGLAENDSSDRLFDVPFVGVLEEEKHAAGFSPIPVSCSSGRSHVGALGRQSSQSSRAEAASLRNEGLNESGSTSLANVDVTIEKDTSKWQLKGKRNSRHLGKNRKQDSRKYVDMDDGIEHSEGSDQKVDCNGIGGSPASYNCTLRAKCKPVAEGQVDGLRDWNKHISPRDSHMRGTVTEGKLSPDGSVTPQRSLPFRQSRFTVHSRYQIPDYPVRNICTDASLYDVKLEVKANSYRPQHVPLVSLMSKLNGKAIVGHPLTVEVLDDGHCVGLLSSMQCNLEVGEMRATVKPNLVTGRVHTKHVALQQRFSPTKSSKVKKSGLLSKKIRKLSSLTGHKQSEDERKPVVDKPKGTVVSCIPLKIVFSRINEAVNGLARPTHRVLTSSNP, encoded by the exons ATGGGAAGTACTTCTGGTGAGGCTAAATCCAACGGCATCGATGCGTCGGTGGGCGGTTTGGTTTGGGTCCGACGCCGAAACGGGTCGTGGTGGCCGGGTCGGATAATGGGAATCGACGAGTTGTCTGAAGGCTCTTTGGTTTCACCAAGATCGGGGACTCCTGTCAAGCTGTTGGGCCGCGAGGACGCAAGCGT GGATTGGTATAATCTTGAAAAATCAAAGAGGGTGAAGGCATTTCGTTGTGGGGAGTATGAAGAATGTATTGAAAAAGCAAAGGCTTCTGCAGCTAATTCCAATAAAAAAGCCGTTAAATATGCTCGGAGGGAAGATGCCATTCTCCATGCTCTTGAGATTGAGAGTGCCCGCCTTGGCAAGGATCGTTTGGACTTCTTTAGAAGAGAGAATTCGGGTGGTGACCATGGTAGCTCAGCTAAAGAGTCACCTAATATGTCCCACTCTGTTGAAGAAAATGGGGACGTGGGTGACAATGTGAGTGGTTCTGAAGACAATTCAAATTCAGCACCAGAGTTATCTCAATCTGGTATATCTTTTGAAGAGCCAAATCATAATAGTTCTGCTAAGGTGCAATCTGTccagggaagaagaagaaaaaccccAAATGACTCGGAGGATGACGGAACAGAAGGAGTTAAGCGTATGAGAGGACTTGAGGACCTTGGCATGGGTGTAGTGTCGAAAAGGAAGGCTGGGGGGGTGCTTGATACGGTTCAACAAGATAATGCTCCACTCTGTGATTCTAGCACTGGGAATTGCATATCTAATGGAAGTCCTGTCAATGGTAGCAAAGGTTATTCGTCGTCACTCAAAAGAAAGAGATCTCAAGTGGCGAATGTTCATGAattcttgaaaaagaaaaaccgtCGCCGACCATTGACAAAGGTTTTGGAGAGTACAGCCATGGTGTCTGTTCCAGTTATTTGCGATCAACTTCCCAGTTCAAGTGGTTCACCTCGTCAGGGTATATCTGATGGCAGGGTTTCAGGATTAGAATCTAATGAGTCAAAGAAATCTATGATTATTAACAATAATTCGGACAGCACTGTAGTTTCATGTGAGAATGGAGCCCCTTTAAAGGCTTCTGAACAGGCTTGTGATCCTTCCCATATCAATTACAAGATAAAGGAGAATGAAATTTCTAGCATAAATGGGTTAGCTGAGAACGATTCTTCTGACAGGTTATTTGATGTGCCATTTGTTGGGGTCCTTGAGGAGGAAAAGCACGCCGCAG GTTTTTCTCCTATACCTGTGTCTTGTTCCTCTGGAAGGTCTCATGTTGGTGCATTGGGAAGGCAATCCAGTCAAAGTAGTCGAGCCGAAGCTGCATCTTTGAGAAATGAGGGACTTAATGAATCTGGTTCTACCAGTTTAGCCAATGTTGATGTTACTATAGAGAAAGATACTTCAAAGTGGCAgttaaaaggaaagaggaattCAAGACATTTAGGTAAAAATAGAAAACAGGACTCCAGAAAATATGTGGACATGGATGATGGTATAGAGCACTCTGAGGGTTCAGATCAGAAAGTTGATTGCAATGGCATTGGTGGGTCCCCTGCTTCGTATAATTGTACCTTACGAGCAAAGTGCAAACCGGTTGCTGAAGGCCAGGTTGATGGGCTCCGGGACTGGAACAAGCATATTTCTCCTAGGGATTCTCATATGAGAGGGACAGTCACTGAGGGGAAGCTATCACCTGATGGCTCTGTGACACCTCAAAGGTCACTTCCATTTCGTCAGTCCCGCTTTACAGTTCACTCCAGATATCAGATACCAGATTATCCTGTCAGAAATATTTGCACGGATGCTTCGTTATATGATGTCAAGCTTGAGGTGAAAGCCAACAGCTATCGTCCTCAGCATGTACCACTGGTTTCCCTCATGAGTAAGTTGAATGGTAAAGCCATTGTTGGTCACCCTCTCACAGTTGAGGTTTTGGATGATGGCCATTGTGTGGGTCTGTTGAGCAGCATGCAGTGCAATCTGGAAGTTGGTGAAATGCGTGCTACTGTTAAGCCAAATTTGGTAACTGGAAGAGTTCATACCAAGCATGTTGCATTGCAACAACGTTtttcaccaaccaaatcatcaAAAGTAAAGAAATCTGGGTTATTGTCCAAAAAGATTCGGAAATTGTCATCATTGACTGGTCACAAGCAGTCCGAAGATGAGCGGAAACCAGTGGTAGATAAGCCCAAAGGTACTGTCGTATCCTGTATCCCACTAAAAATAGTCTTCAGTAGAATAAATGAAGCAGTGAATGGATTGGCACGGCCAACACACCGTGTATTAACATCTAGCAACCCGTGA
- the LOC115992192 gene encoding uncharacterized protein At1g51745-like isoform X1, with the protein MGSTSGEAKSNGIDASVGGLVWVRRRNGSWWPGRIMGIDELSEGSLVSPRSGTPVKLLGREDASVDWYNLEKSKRVKAFRCGEYEECIEKAKASAANSNKKAVKYARREDAILHALEIESARLGKDRLDFFRRENSGGDHGSSAKESPNMSHSVEENGDVGDNVSGSEDNSNSAPELSQSGISFEEPNHNSSAKVQSVQGRRRKTPNDSEDDGTEGVKRMRGLEDLGMGVVSKRKAGGVLDTVQQDNAPLCDSSTGNCISNGSPVNGSKGYSSSLKRKRSQVANVHEFLKKKNRRRPLTKVLESTAMVSVPVICDQLPSSSGSPRQGISDGRVSGLESNESKKSMIINNNSDSTVVSCENGAPLKASEQACDPSHINYKIKENEISSINGLAENDSSDRLFDVPFVGVLEEEKHAAGMLELKCFSPIPVSCSSGRSHVGALGRQSSQSSRAEAASLRNEGLNESGSTSLANVDVTIEKDTSKWQLKGKRNSRHLGKNRKQDSRKYVDMDDGIEHSEGSDQKVDCNGIGGSPASYNCTLRAKCKPVAEGQVDGLRDWNKHISPRDSHMRGTVTEGKLSPDGSVTPQRSLPFRQSRFTVHSRYQIPDYPVRNICTDASLYDVKLEVKANSYRPQHVPLVSLMSKLNGKAIVGHPLTVEVLDDGHCVGLLSSMQCNLEVGEMRATVKPNLVTGRVHTKHVALQQRFSPTKSSKVKKSGLLSKKIRKLSSLTGHKQSEDERKPVVDKPKGTVVSCIPLKIVFSRINEAVNGLARPTHRVLTSSNP; encoded by the exons ATGGGAAGTACTTCTGGTGAGGCTAAATCCAACGGCATCGATGCGTCGGTGGGCGGTTTGGTTTGGGTCCGACGCCGAAACGGGTCGTGGTGGCCGGGTCGGATAATGGGAATCGACGAGTTGTCTGAAGGCTCTTTGGTTTCACCAAGATCGGGGACTCCTGTCAAGCTGTTGGGCCGCGAGGACGCAAGCGT GGATTGGTATAATCTTGAAAAATCAAAGAGGGTGAAGGCATTTCGTTGTGGGGAGTATGAAGAATGTATTGAAAAAGCAAAGGCTTCTGCAGCTAATTCCAATAAAAAAGCCGTTAAATATGCTCGGAGGGAAGATGCCATTCTCCATGCTCTTGAGATTGAGAGTGCCCGCCTTGGCAAGGATCGTTTGGACTTCTTTAGAAGAGAGAATTCGGGTGGTGACCATGGTAGCTCAGCTAAAGAGTCACCTAATATGTCCCACTCTGTTGAAGAAAATGGGGACGTGGGTGACAATGTGAGTGGTTCTGAAGACAATTCAAATTCAGCACCAGAGTTATCTCAATCTGGTATATCTTTTGAAGAGCCAAATCATAATAGTTCTGCTAAGGTGCAATCTGTccagggaagaagaagaaaaaccccAAATGACTCGGAGGATGACGGAACAGAAGGAGTTAAGCGTATGAGAGGACTTGAGGACCTTGGCATGGGTGTAGTGTCGAAAAGGAAGGCTGGGGGGGTGCTTGATACGGTTCAACAAGATAATGCTCCACTCTGTGATTCTAGCACTGGGAATTGCATATCTAATGGAAGTCCTGTCAATGGTAGCAAAGGTTATTCGTCGTCACTCAAAAGAAAGAGATCTCAAGTGGCGAATGTTCATGAattcttgaaaaagaaaaaccgtCGCCGACCATTGACAAAGGTTTTGGAGAGTACAGCCATGGTGTCTGTTCCAGTTATTTGCGATCAACTTCCCAGTTCAAGTGGTTCACCTCGTCAGGGTATATCTGATGGCAGGGTTTCAGGATTAGAATCTAATGAGTCAAAGAAATCTATGATTATTAACAATAATTCGGACAGCACTGTAGTTTCATGTGAGAATGGAGCCCCTTTAAAGGCTTCTGAACAGGCTTGTGATCCTTCCCATATCAATTACAAGATAAAGGAGAATGAAATTTCTAGCATAAATGGGTTAGCTGAGAACGATTCTTCTGACAGGTTATTTGATGTGCCATTTGTTGGGGTCCTTGAGGAGGAAAAGCACGCCGCAGGTATGCTTGAGTTAAAAT GTTTTTCTCCTATACCTGTGTCTTGTTCCTCTGGAAGGTCTCATGTTGGTGCATTGGGAAGGCAATCCAGTCAAAGTAGTCGAGCCGAAGCTGCATCTTTGAGAAATGAGGGACTTAATGAATCTGGTTCTACCAGTTTAGCCAATGTTGATGTTACTATAGAGAAAGATACTTCAAAGTGGCAgttaaaaggaaagaggaattCAAGACATTTAGGTAAAAATAGAAAACAGGACTCCAGAAAATATGTGGACATGGATGATGGTATAGAGCACTCTGAGGGTTCAGATCAGAAAGTTGATTGCAATGGCATTGGTGGGTCCCCTGCTTCGTATAATTGTACCTTACGAGCAAAGTGCAAACCGGTTGCTGAAGGCCAGGTTGATGGGCTCCGGGACTGGAACAAGCATATTTCTCCTAGGGATTCTCATATGAGAGGGACAGTCACTGAGGGGAAGCTATCACCTGATGGCTCTGTGACACCTCAAAGGTCACTTCCATTTCGTCAGTCCCGCTTTACAGTTCACTCCAGATATCAGATACCAGATTATCCTGTCAGAAATATTTGCACGGATGCTTCGTTATATGATGTCAAGCTTGAGGTGAAAGCCAACAGCTATCGTCCTCAGCATGTACCACTGGTTTCCCTCATGAGTAAGTTGAATGGTAAAGCCATTGTTGGTCACCCTCTCACAGTTGAGGTTTTGGATGATGGCCATTGTGTGGGTCTGTTGAGCAGCATGCAGTGCAATCTGGAAGTTGGTGAAATGCGTGCTACTGTTAAGCCAAATTTGGTAACTGGAAGAGTTCATACCAAGCATGTTGCATTGCAACAACGTTtttcaccaaccaaatcatcaAAAGTAAAGAAATCTGGGTTATTGTCCAAAAAGATTCGGAAATTGTCATCATTGACTGGTCACAAGCAGTCCGAAGATGAGCGGAAACCAGTGGTAGATAAGCCCAAAGGTACTGTCGTATCCTGTATCCCACTAAAAATAGTCTTCAGTAGAATAAATGAAGCAGTGAATGGATTGGCACGGCCAACACACCGTGTATTAACATCTAGCAACCCGTGA